A region of the Dictyostelium discoideum AX4 chromosome Un chrUn_0005, whole genome shotgun sequence genome:
GCGACGTTCACTTGGAAGTTAGATGGAAAGTTGAATACTTTATTCAATTCGGATATCTCATCTTTCTTGAGGATACATTCTTCTTCGACGAGTAAACCTTGATTGTTTACCATATGTTTGTACTGACCAAGTAAAGTATCGGATAATTGATAATCGGTTGGAACATCGACATTGTTACTTGATTCATCATCACTTTGTTCATTCTCGGTGTCAGAGTTATCATGAGAAGGTTGGTTATGTGAATTGGTATTAGATGAGAACATAGGTTCTTTCATGAATCTTGTAAAGGCTAAAGAAAGGTTGTTGATTTGATCCTCCATTGATTTCATTCTTAAATCAAAGGATTCAGCGCTATTAGAGGCAGAGGTACTACTCGaggtataattattattaacaggGGTAGACatattttattgttgatatctaaaattataatgggagaaaaataataatattaaaaattaataaagagaaataattatttgtataaaatttgtgtgtgtgtgtatcttaaatatatataggaGGAATtcccaaataaaataaatcaaattgttttaagTTTTTAGTGCCACTATTTATAccgtttttattttcttaaaaatttcgcaaaactcaaaaaaataagGGTTTTCGACCCTTCACAACTTTGTGCATTGTGTCGGGTTCGgaatttttcagtttttcGACCTTGCGGTAATGATCCCGTCATTGTGCCGGTTCgaaattttttacttttctttcgaaaattttttattcttcgaatgttctagaacattctaaaaaattatcttaaatattgggaaattcaaataaataaatgttattcataatatatatatatatatatgataatataaatgattGAAAGGAACTCTCTATCACCTATGCTGTACCTCTTTTGAGTGTCAGTAAGTTTTCTACTGTGGAACCAAATGACTTTGAATTTATCACCTTGAATTTGATATAATACACCTGATAATGCTTTATCACTAACATCACAATACAAGTGAAAACTACCCTTTTCAGAAGTTCCGTTTAAAAAATGTTGCATATGGGAATCGAACCCGTGACCTCTTACATTCTAAGCTATCTATCTACCATATGAGCTAAATAAGctttgattatttttcattattaatagcTGAAATATTAATGTAAAAAAAGTGagtaagaaaaaaaacatcaacaacaacaacatttttcatataaaaaaaagacttaaaaataaaataaaatacacaAAGAGTAAATCATTGTacttctttattttattgtaatttattttttctttttttttgaaaattttgcgaagcaaaattttcaaaaaaaaggaaaaaataatcagtaagaaaaaaaacatcaacaacaacaacattttttatttgattatttcatttttcatataaaaaaaagacttgaaaaaattaaatctctATACGTATCTAGTAatacaatagtaatagttgCAAATCAGGATGGACAGGAGTTCACACCGACAGCATTCAAGTAGTTAGGGATGCTAGTAATTCAttcaaacaaaaataaaaaattccactattattagtattacaTCAAAATTTCCAGTTGATCACAAAGAATATCTCACAACAATGTCCACTgagttaaaaaataaattcatcaaATGTGAACCAGGAATCAACCATTCTACCTTTACCTTTATCGGAGTAAACACTGAATGGGAACCAGAATCTAAAATAAAAGCACTTAACGACTTCACTGTTATAAATATCACTAAAtggaaaattttaaaatataaagaatCTATGGCCAAAGAAGAAAAAACCAATGAAAAACAAACATCCCAATCAACACAACAAACACATCAAACTCAACCTAATCAACATACTGAACAAGTTCAAATAAtccaaaataatataaaaaatttaaccgAACAAGAGCTAGctgaattaattttcaaCAACCCACAAGAGGCtgaacaagaaaaagaaatcattaaGGAGttccaacaacaaaaaattcaaaaccaaaacaaacaagaaacaaataatagtgACAATACATCTTTCACCTCTCCACCCAAAGATAAAGATGAACCATCACTCAATTTAAGTTCTCAATTCGAAGTTAGCATTTCTACTCAAGAAATAAACACTATGCTTAATACTGACTTTATCTTTGATGACTCTTCACCAataccaaataaattattagagCTGATTTCACCTGAACCAATTGTTTTTAGCATCAGAGAATTGGATTCTCCAACTAAAGATAACATACTAAATGAACTACTATATCAACCAGAACAATCAATTTATGttcctcctcctcctccCTCCTCCCCCTCCACCCCAATTAAACAAACCAAGCAGACTAACAAAAATAAGTGGTAGACCAAAATTCAacattaaacaaaaaaacattaaaacgATCGAAGAAAATATAGAGGAACACCTCAaagattctttaaataaCTCATCagaaacaatatcaacaaagaGAAAATACCAGGAGGAGCCAAATCAAGAGAATGACCTCGAACAAATATCCACAATTATGAACAACAATTTACAAAAACTTATCAATCTCACTAACTAATGAACACAATTAAGATAGCAATCTGGAACGCCCAAGGACACAGCAAAGAAAAATGCACCTTTAAAGCCAATTTAAagcaaattcaatttaaatttgctttaaattggctttaaatttgctttttaaaaaggtgattttaaagatatttttaaggtcgtttaaaattacattaaaaatgaccttttaaatttatttatattatcatatatatatatatattatgaataacatttatttatttgaatttcccaaatatttaagataattttttagaatgttctagaacattcgaagaataaaaaattttcgaaagaaaagtaaaaatttcgAACCGGCACAATGACGCGATAATTGCGCAAGGTCgaaaaactgaaaaattcCGAACCGACACTATGCACAAATTTGTGAAGGGTCGAAAactcttatttttttgagttttgcgaaatttttaagaaaataaaaacgtATAAATAGTGGCactaaaaactaaaacaatttgatttattttatttgggaATTCCtcctatatatatttaagatacacacacacacaaattttatacaaataattatttctctttattaatttttattattatttttttctcatattataattttagatatcaacaataaaatatGTCTACCACTGTTAATAATAACGAAGCCTCTAGTAGTAGTACCTCTGCCTCTAATAGCGCTGAATCCTTTGATTTAAGAATGAAATCAATGGAAGATCAAATCAACAACCTTTCCTTAGCCTTTACAAGATTCATGAAAGAACCTATGTTCTCTTCTAATACCAATTCAAGTAGCCAACCTTCTCATGATAACTCTGACACCGAGAATGAACAAAGTGAAGATGAATCAAGTAACAATGTCGATGTTCCAACCGATTATCAATTATCCGATACCTTACTTGGTCAGTACAAACATATGGTAAACAATCAAGGTTTACTCGTCGAAGAAGAATGTATCCTCAAGAAAGATGAGATATCCGAATTGAATAAAGTATTCAACTTTCCATCTAACTTCCAAGTGAATGTCGCTCCATTCGGTACACCTGAAGGTATTACTGTATCATCCAACGTCAAGAACAATGATACTGACTTGTTGATTGTCGAAAAGCGAATCAACGATAGCTTGAAACCTTTGCTTCTCATGTCAAGTATGTTATCATCTGATAGCTCTAATGTCGATGTAGAACTTATTAGTTACTTAACTCAGAGTGCAATCGTCTTAGCCGTTAATGCTCAAGCATCGCTTAGTCGTGTCCGTCGTAACAACATCGCTAAAGAAATCTATGGTTCTGAAGTACTCTTACCAATTAAGATCAAGGATACACCAAAGATGTTTGATGAAACTGAAACTGAACGTGTAAGAAAGCTAGCCAAGTCAATCAGAAAGAACAACGAAGCTAAACAATCattgttaaaattgaattatcattcCAAGTCCAATGTCAAGAAATCAGTTAACTCAAGTGGTAATAACACTACAGGAAacagtagtaatagtaaatcCAGTAGTGGGAGTAATGGCCGATCTAACAACTTCAATGGATCACCAAGTAATGTTGCATCAGGTAGCAACAATACCAAGTCTGCCAACGGTACCAACAACCGTTTTCAGAAGAACAAGAAGTAAACTTACCAGTAGGTGGACGTCTGTTCCACCACAAACAAGTTTGGAAAGAATTGGGTCTTCCAAACTTTTGTCAAGAGTTCGTAAATGGATTAAAAATCCATCTGCTTCCAAATTTCAAGCCGATGCTAAACCCAATTCCGATTTCAATTCCGGAGGGTCCGAAATCAGATTGCATCACAAAGGAAGTACAAGACTTGTTATTAGACGATGCCATCGAACAAGT
Encoded here:
- a CDS encoding hypothetical protein (Slime mold (D.discoideum) transposon DIRS-1, complete, clone SB41), coding for MSTTVNNNEASSSSTSASNSAESFDLRMKSMEDQINNLSLAFTRFMKEPMFSSNTNSSSQPSHDNSDTENEQSEDESSNNVDVPTDYQLSDTLLGQYKHMVNNQGLLVEEECILKKDEISELNKVFNFPSNFQVNVAPFGTPEGITVSSNVKNNDTDLLIVEKRINDSLKPLLLMSSMLSSDSSNVDVELISYLTQSAIVLAVNAQASLSRVRRNNIAKEIYGSEVLLPIKIKDTPKMFDETETERVRKLAKSIRKNNEAKQSLLKLNYHSKSNVKKSVNSSGNNTTGNSSNSKSSSGSNGRSNNFNGSPKEQEVNLPVGGRLFHHKQVWKELGLPNFCQEFVNGLKIHLLPNFKPMLNPIPISIPEGPKSDCITKEVQDLLLDDAIEQVLPNRYSKRVFYSNVFTVPKPGTNLHRPVLDLKRLNTYINNQSFKMEGIKNLPSMVKQGYYMVKLDIKKAYLHVLVDPQYRDLFRFVWKGSHYRWKTMPFGLSTAPRIFTMLLRPVLRMLRDIKVSVIAYLDDLLIVGSTKEECLSNFKKTMELLVKLGFKLNLEKSVL
- a CDS encoding hypothetical protein (Slime mold (D.discoideum) transposon DIRS-1, complete, clone SB41), which produces MSTPVNNNYTSSSTSASNSAESFDLRMKSMEDQINNLSLAFTRFMKEPMFSSNTNSHNQPSHDNSDTENEQSDDESSNNVDVPTDYQLSDTLLGQYKHMVNNQGLLVEEECILKKDEISELNKVFNFPSNFQVNVA